The following are encoded together in the Hippoglossus stenolepis isolate QCI-W04-F060 chromosome 12, HSTE1.2, whole genome shotgun sequence genome:
- the LOC124854577 gene encoding cadherin-1-like, with product MIYEQMAPTRFMAVGILLIVFQASALETTQEPKCVPGFKSDVLIFRVTRKHLGPGTRLGRVGFNDCTNRTRFLFISNDRRFMVHPDGILMVKRMVALLEGHQDFFIHSWNLHCPKMTVTVVHYGRLHGQNDGHHHGHHRGENHGHHQQNVEHHLGEHRHHNNQHHLNEVDSANNTENATTPEVPVLNFPKSGDGLRRRKRDWVVPDINVPENLRGPYPLKVSQIRSNEDGVKTIYYSITGPGADEPPLGLFTMDRLTGTLYVTQPLDREKVGRYTTSDHQRAPPAVPGGLISAALRADGGRNTDTWRRATGRLTHRN from the exons ATGATTTATGAGCAGATGGCGCCCACTCGGTTCATGGCTGTGGGCATTTTATTAATCGTTTTTCAG GCCTCAGCTTTAGAGACCACACAGGAGCCAAAATGTGTACCTGGATTCAAGTCAGATGTGTTGATCTTCAGAGTGACCAGAAAGCACCTGGGGCCGGGTACAAGGCTGGGCAGAG TGGGCTTCAATGACTGCACAAACCGCACaagatttcttttcatcagtAATGACAGACGTTTCATGGTCCATCCAGATGGGATATTGATG GTAAAGAGAATGGTTGCTCTTCTGGAAGGACACCAGGACTTCTTTATCCACTCCTGGAACTTGCACTGTCCAAAAATGACAGTCACAGTCGTGCACTATGGGCGTCTCCATGGACAAAACGATGGTCATCACCATGGACATCATAGAGGGGAAAACCATGGGCATCACCAGCAAAATGTTGAGCATCACCTCGGAGAGCACAGACACCACAACAATCAGCACCACTTGAATGAAGTGGACTCTGCTAACAATACAGAG AATGCAACCACCCCAGAGGTGCCTGTTCTGAATTTCCCCAAGTCTGGTGATGgattgaggaggaggaagagagactgGGTTGTTCCTGACATCAATGTTCCTGAAAATCTCAGAGGACCCTATCCTCTTAAAGTATCTCAG ATCCGTTCTAATGAAGATGGAGTGAAGACGATATATTACAGCATCACTGGTCCAGGAGCTGATGAGCCTCCCCTTGGCCTTTTCACAATGGACAGGCTCACTGGTACTTTGTATGTGACACAGCCTCTGGACAGAGAGAAGGTGGGAAGGTACACG ACCTCAGACCATCAGAGAGCACCTCCCGCTGTACCAGGGGGTTTAATCAGCGCAGCATTGAGAGCTGATGGTGGGAGAAATACTGACACATGGAGAAGAGCCACAGGGagactgacacacagaaactga